A single genomic interval of Hevea brasiliensis isolate MT/VB/25A 57/8 chromosome 4, ASM3005281v1, whole genome shotgun sequence harbors:
- the LOC110639774 gene encoding uncharacterized protein LOC110639774 — translation MNSIFSSFDALCAEILGQTIRSSFASASTDNLIKKPQQSSSLPSTADGKQEQPPSRAPRFAPELDGLNFFETLVKY, via the coding sequence ATGAATTCCATCTTTAGCTCCTTCGATGCACTCTGCGCTGAAATCTTGGGCCAAACTATCAGGTCCTCTTTTGCTTCTGCATCTACGGATAACTTGATCAAGAAGCCGCAGCAAAGCTCGTCTTTACCGTCGACTGCCGACGGAAAACAGGAGCAACCACCAAGCAGGGCCCCAAGGTTTGCACCGGAGCTTGATGGGCTCAACTTTTTCGAGACCCTTGTTAAGTATTGA